One Desulfovibrio sp. X2 DNA segment encodes these proteins:
- a CDS encoding PAS domain-containing sensor histidine kinase — translation MSHDSKIIRPPEPSRPGTRACGRECGAELVSPFTCAQCCDASWPAVLGSSLFGLFRTTVEGRLLCASEGLAAILGYENSDEMLALVKDMARDVYADPEERHEHMARSLASPETISREMRWKRKDGSIVWVRSDKIIVRDEKGAVLYQEGVISDITAHKRAEDQLRASEARFRSLFEGSVDAIYLLDQDGRIREANAVGHTLMGAAPGSLVGRPFTDLCSPAACVRIENVLHSVRGGGRARFRFDMKRPDGTTLRVDAGVSEVPGTPGVIQAVCRDITPLVEAQRRLGDALAELETIFENSQVGVMLVGEEYLIRRANSRLGDIFGYQPDDLEGRDVSLLHPNLECFLAFRDELTRHMVEKGQFQGECEMRRRDGSQVWCQIWGRALDRSNLSRGMIWVVDDITARKAAEELRQEVERIARHDLKSPLGAVISYPAIIAEEGDLTPEQRDDLERIRQAGFRMLEMVNLSLDLFKMEQGTYVLKSEEIDLLAVLERVLWEVNVQASARNVSLGVLVEGRAPEKGERFAALGEDLLCSSMLANLIKNAIEASPRHRKVTVALAAEGSEAVISIHNAGAIAETILPRFAQKYATHGKPNGTGLGAYSARLMAEVQHGSLSFTSSEAEGTTLTVRLPRPA, via the coding sequence ATGAGTCACGACAGCAAGATCATACGGCCCCCCGAACCTTCCCGCCCAGGAACCCGGGCCTGCGGCCGCGAGTGCGGAGCGGAGCTGGTCTCTCCCTTCACCTGCGCCCAGTGTTGCGATGCCTCCTGGCCCGCGGTGCTCGGCAGCAGCCTCTTCGGACTCTTCCGCACCACCGTGGAGGGCAGGCTGCTCTGCGCCAGCGAGGGGCTGGCGGCCATCCTCGGCTACGAGAACTCGGACGAGATGCTGGCCCTGGTCAAGGACATGGCCCGCGACGTGTACGCCGATCCCGAGGAACGGCACGAGCACATGGCCCGCTCCCTCGCCTCTCCCGAGACCATCTCGCGCGAGATGCGCTGGAAGCGCAAGGACGGCAGCATCGTCTGGGTGCGCTCGGACAAGATCATCGTGCGCGACGAGAAGGGCGCCGTGCTCTACCAGGAAGGGGTCATCAGCGACATCACGGCGCACAAGAGGGCCGAGGATCAGCTGCGCGCGAGCGAGGCCCGCTTCCGTTCCCTGTTCGAGGGCTCGGTCGACGCCATCTATCTCCTGGACCAGGACGGCCGCATCCGCGAGGCCAACGCCGTGGGCCACACGCTCATGGGCGCGGCGCCGGGCAGCCTCGTGGGCAGGCCTTTCACGGATCTCTGCTCGCCCGCGGCCTGCGTGCGCATCGAGAACGTCCTGCACAGCGTGCGCGGGGGCGGCAGGGCCCGCTTCCGCTTCGACATGAAGCGGCCGGACGGCACCACCCTGCGCGTGGACGCGGGCGTCTCCGAGGTCCCGGGCACGCCCGGGGTCATCCAGGCCGTGTGCCGCGACATCACCCCCCTGGTGGAGGCCCAGCGCCGCCTGGGCGACGCCCTGGCCGAGCTCGAGACGATCTTCGAGAACAGCCAGGTGGGCGTCATGCTCGTGGGCGAGGAATACCTCATCCGCCGGGCCAATTCCCGGCTCGGGGACATCTTCGGCTACCAGCCGGACGACCTCGAGGGCAGGGACGTCTCCCTGCTGCACCCGAACCTCGAGTGCTTTCTGGCGTTTCGCGACGAGCTCACGCGCCACATGGTCGAGAAGGGGCAGTTCCAGGGCGAGTGCGAGATGCGGCGGCGCGACGGCTCCCAGGTCTGGTGCCAGATATGGGGCCGGGCCCTGGACCGCTCGAACCTTTCGCGCGGCATGATCTGGGTGGTGGACGACATCACGGCGCGCAAGGCCGCTGAGGAGCTGCGCCAGGAGGTGGAGCGCATCGCCCGCCACGACCTGAAGAGCCCGCTGGGCGCGGTCATCTCCTACCCCGCGATCATCGCCGAGGAGGGCGACCTGACCCCGGAGCAGCGCGACGACCTGGAGCGCATCCGGCAGGCAGGCTTCCGCATGCTCGAAATGGTCAACCTCTCCCTGGACCTCTTCAAGATGGAGCAGGGCACCTACGTCCTGAAGTCCGAGGAGATCGACCTCCTGGCCGTGCTCGAGCGCGTGCTGTGGGAGGTGAACGTCCAGGCCTCGGCCAGGAACGTGAGCCTGGGCGTGCTGGTCGAGGGCCGTGCGCCCGAAAAGGGCGAGCGCTTCGCGGCCCTGGGCGAGGACCTGCTCTGTTCCTCCATGCTCGCCAACCTGATCAAGAACGCCATCGAGGCCTCGCCGCGCCACAGGAAGGTGACCGTCGCCCTTGCCGCCGAAGGAAGCGAGGCCGTGATCTCCATCCACAACGCGGGCGCCATCGCGGAAACCATCCTCCCCCGCTTCGCGCAGAAGTACGCCACGCACGGCAAGCCGAACGGCACGGGACTCGGCGCCTATTCCGCCCGCCTCATGGCCGAGGTCCAGCACGGCTCTCTCTCCTTCACGAGCTCGGAGGCCGAAGGCACGACGCTGACCGTGCGGCTCCCCCGGCCTGCCTAG
- a CDS encoding NADH ubiquinone dehydrogenase: MARIIEEWLNSCSGCEIAILNIGDVLVDLLPSLQFVHIPVLIDKKYYGQTGEGKTLEIPEADVAIVSGGVKNEEHLEVLEMCRKRANILVALGTCATDGGIPALGNMYGNQAIRDFSYRESPTTVPGPDPDTETYHIPAMLENCGALDDHVKVDIKLPGCPPHPDWIAAAVLALLDGKPENLKLPERSVCDTCPTIRERKKGGELKRMLQTPEFDPEKPVSEMRCLLEQGFMCLGPVTRAGCSGLKGEAPRCISTRMPCRGCYGPIKEDSKPLMDYVGALASVGYDPARMLDRKGFLCRFNGAHGVLHAVKQPKQK; the protein is encoded by the coding sequence ATGGCGCGTATCATCGAGGAATGGCTGAACTCCTGCTCCGGCTGCGAGATCGCCATCCTGAACATCGGCGACGTGCTGGTCGACCTGCTGCCTTCGCTGCAGTTCGTCCACATCCCGGTCCTCATCGACAAGAAGTACTACGGCCAGACCGGCGAAGGGAAGACGCTGGAGATCCCCGAGGCCGACGTGGCCATCGTCTCCGGCGGCGTGAAGAACGAGGAGCATCTCGAGGTCCTCGAGATGTGCCGCAAGCGGGCCAACATCCTGGTCGCGCTCGGCACCTGCGCCACGGACGGCGGCATCCCGGCGCTCGGCAACATGTACGGCAACCAGGCCATCCGCGACTTCTCGTACCGCGAATCGCCGACCACGGTGCCCGGACCCGATCCGGACACCGAGACCTACCACATCCCCGCGATGCTCGAGAACTGCGGGGCGCTCGACGACCACGTGAAGGTGGACATCAAGCTGCCCGGCTGCCCTCCGCATCCGGACTGGATCGCCGCCGCGGTCCTGGCGCTGCTCGACGGCAAGCCCGAGAACCTGAAGCTGCCCGAGCGCAGCGTCTGCGACACCTGCCCCACGATCCGCGAGCGGAAGAAGGGCGGGGAGCTGAAGCGCATGCTGCAGACCCCGGAGTTCGACCCCGAGAAGCCGGTCTCCGAGATGCGCTGCCTGCTCGAGCAGGGCTTCATGTGCCTCGGCCCGGTCACCCGGGCGGGCTGCTCGGGCCTCAAGGGCGAGGCGCCGCGCTGCATCAGCACGCGCATGCCCTGCCGCGGCTGCTACGGCCCCATCAAGGAGGACTCCAAGCCGCTCATGGACTACGTGGGCGCCCTGGCCTCCGTGGGGTACGACCCGGCCAGGATGCTCGACCGCAAGGGCTTCCTCTGCCGCTTCAACGGTGCCCACGGCGTGCTGCACGCGGTGAAGCAGCCGAAGCAGAAATAG
- a CDS encoding hydrogenase iron-sulfur subunit, with protein sequence MAEFEPVIIGFLCNWCAYAGGDLAGVSRLKYPPNMRAVRVMCSGMVHPNLIVDALQHGADGVMVLGUHLGECHYLEGNNKALARAEGAKLVLEDLGIDPERFMIGWVSSAEAPRFAEVVTAFTEQVRALGPNPLKQAQAATA encoded by the coding sequence ATGGCTGAGTTCGAACCGGTCATCATCGGCTTCCTGTGCAACTGGTGCGCATATGCCGGTGGCGACCTGGCGGGCGTTTCCCGCCTGAAGTATCCGCCCAACATGCGTGCCGTCCGGGTGATGTGCTCGGGAATGGTCCATCCGAACCTGATCGTCGACGCGCTGCAGCACGGCGCGGACGGCGTGATGGTGCTTGGGTGACACCTCGGCGAGTGTCATTACCTGGAAGGTAATAACAAAGCACTGGCTAGGGCCGAGGGCGCCAAGCTCGTCCTCGAGGATCTGGGCATCGACCCCGAGCGCTTCATGATCGGGTGGGTGTCGAGCGCCGAGGCTCCCCGTTTCGCGGAGGTCGTCACCGCGTTCACCGAACAGGTGCGCGCCCTGGGACCCAACCCGCTCAAACAGGCTCAGGCGGCCACCGCCTGA
- a CDS encoding Ni/Fe hydrogenase subunit alpha: MSEVQAAKTLRVAPITRIEGHAGFEIKLDANGNVADARMQVMSLRGFEKFVVGRPVEEVPRIVNRICGICPWQHHLASNKAADACLGAVVPPTGKKLRELCQMLAYIPDKILHFYFLAAPDFVIGPDADYSVRNVVGVVGAVPDLAKQVVHMRYKTQMALEKFAGKVIHPIAAVVGGYSKPMLEDERKELLAVVKEAKDFCMFTIKFARENVFPKYIDAVKMLGVFPSGYIGTVNPKNGALELYDGELRLMNIDGTYDQFTYDKYADYIAEHVEPWTYLKFPYIKKAGGIKLDENDPVGVYRSNCLARINVCDQMATPEAQKELEIFRKEFGRPAHLTLLYHWARLIELVQCCERAEELLNDPEITGREIRAKNIEPRAGEGVGCVEAPRGTLIHHYKTDENGCVKMANLIVGTTHNNAGMNLSIKQAAKAVIKDGKYDQGVLNMIEMAVRAYDPUMSCATHRLDGGMAMEVKIIDADGQVIETMSK, translated from the coding sequence ATGAGTGAAGTTCAGGCCGCCAAGACCCTGAGGGTGGCCCCCATCACGCGCATCGAGGGCCATGCCGGCTTCGAGATCAAGCTCGACGCCAACGGCAACGTGGCCGACGCGCGGATGCAGGTCATGTCCCTCAGAGGCTTCGAGAAATTCGTCGTGGGCCGTCCCGTGGAGGAGGTGCCCCGCATCGTCAACCGCATCTGCGGCATCTGCCCCTGGCAGCACCACCTGGCCTCCAACAAGGCCGCGGACGCCTGCCTCGGCGCGGTCGTGCCGCCCACGGGCAAAAAGCTCCGCGAGCTGTGCCAGATGCTGGCCTACATCCCGGACAAGATCCTGCACTTCTACTTCCTGGCCGCTCCCGACTTCGTGATCGGCCCGGACGCCGACTATTCCGTGCGCAACGTGGTCGGCGTGGTGGGCGCGGTGCCCGATCTGGCCAAGCAGGTCGTGCACATGCGCTACAAGACCCAGATGGCGCTCGAGAAGTTCGCCGGCAAGGTCATCCACCCCATCGCGGCGGTGGTCGGCGGCTACTCCAAGCCCATGCTGGAGGACGAGCGCAAGGAGCTTTTGGCCGTCGTCAAGGAGGCCAAGGACTTCTGCATGTTCACCATCAAGTTCGCGCGCGAGAACGTCTTCCCCAAGTACATCGACGCGGTGAAGATGCTCGGCGTGTTCCCCTCGGGCTACATCGGAACGGTGAACCCGAAGAACGGCGCGCTCGAACTGTACGACGGCGAACTGAGGCTCATGAACATCGACGGCACGTACGACCAGTTCACGTACGACAAGTACGCGGACTACATCGCCGAGCACGTCGAGCCGTGGACCTACCTCAAGTTCCCCTACATAAAGAAGGCGGGCGGGATCAAACTCGACGAGAACGATCCGGTGGGCGTGTACCGCTCCAACTGTCTGGCGCGCATCAACGTCTGCGACCAGATGGCCACCCCCGAGGCGCAAAAGGAGCTCGAGATCTTCCGCAAGGAGTTCGGCCGTCCGGCGCACCTGACGCTGCTCTACCACTGGGCGCGGCTCATCGAGCTCGTGCAGTGCTGCGAGCGCGCCGAGGAGCTCCTGAACGACCCCGAGATCACGGGCCGCGAGATCCGCGCCAAGAACATCGAGCCCAGGGCGGGCGAGGGCGTGGGCTGCGTGGAAGCGCCGCGCGGCACCCTCATCCACCACTACAAGACCGACGAGAACGGCTGCGTGAAGATGGCCAACCTCATCGTCGGCACCACCCACAACAATGCGGGCATGAACCTGTCGATCAAGCAGGCCGCCAAGGCCGTCATCAAGGACGGCAAGTACGACCAGGGCGTCCTGAACATGATCGAGATGGCGGTTCGTGCCTACGACCCGTGAATGTCCTGCGCCACGCACCGCCTGGATGGCGGTATGGCCATGGAAGTGAAGATCATCGACGCCGACGGCCAGGTGATCGAGACGATGAGCAAGTAG
- a CDS encoding hydrogenase maturation protease: MDWSKMFTSRVLVFGCGNILIGDDAAGPKVVEMLEQDPEIPSDVGLLDVGTSIRTLLFDLIHAPTPPKRVIVVDATTQEGKKPGEFWEIDVDEMDPKRVNDFSLHMFPTVNLLKDLKLNTGMEVRIVVVQTGFIPDEIEEGLSPEMEAALPRVAAKVKELCLSA; encoded by the coding sequence ATGGACTGGTCCAAGATGTTCACCTCTCGGGTGCTCGTGTTCGGTTGCGGCAACATCCTCATCGGCGACGACGCCGCGGGCCCCAAGGTCGTGGAGATGCTCGAGCAGGACCCGGAGATCCCGAGCGACGTCGGCCTGCTCGACGTGGGCACCTCCATCCGCACGCTGCTCTTCGACCTCATCCACGCCCCCACGCCGCCCAAGCGGGTCATCGTGGTGGACGCCACCACCCAGGAGGGCAAGAAGCCCGGCGAGTTCTGGGAGATCGACGTGGACGAGATGGACCCCAAAAGGGTCAACGACTTCTCGCTGCACATGTTCCCCACGGTGAACCTCCTGAAGGATCTGAAGCTCAACACCGGCATGGAGGTGCGCATCGTGGTCGTGCAGACGGGCTTCATCCCCGACGAGATCGAGGAGGGGCTCTCGCCCGAGATGGAGGCCGCCCTGCCCAGGGTCGCGGCCAAGGTCAAGGAGCTCTGCCTTTCGGCCTGA
- a CDS encoding iron-sulfur cluster assembly scaffold protein yields the protein MISSDSSDSPEDVHEEGLGPDALAARLQAQMDAAHEARFGREVVERFAHPRFLGELPLPDGVGEARRGGRSMSVQLALAGQGGDAGRIAAARFWTNGCGPYMAAGDAACELALGRTPAEAAALSADEVIAVLPGLAREKREYAEAAAGAVRAAAEAILARAGQGVAKAGADPASCRPPKKLLALFERCAWTAKTLGSLPEREDEILYIWREEEAGMAELFFGPAGARTLTERHPSVRRSLYLGPDAKGAWALAVREVEHAGYDVRRVAEESTIVFDGEKVGAYLKRILGNDDGEA from the coding sequence ATGATCTCGTCCGATTCTTCCGACTCCCCAGAGGACGTCCACGAGGAGGGCCTCGGGCCCGACGCCCTGGCCGCGCGCCTGCAGGCGCAAATGGACGCGGCCCACGAGGCGCGCTTCGGCCGCGAGGTGGTGGAGCGCTTCGCGCATCCCCGCTTCCTGGGCGAGCTGCCCCTGCCTGACGGCGTGGGCGAGGCGCGTCGGGGCGGACGGAGCATGAGCGTGCAGCTGGCCCTGGCGGGCCAGGGCGGGGATGCGGGCCGCATCGCTGCCGCGCGCTTTTGGACCAACGGCTGCGGTCCCTACATGGCCGCGGGCGACGCGGCCTGCGAGCTGGCGCTCGGCCGCACCCCGGCCGAGGCCGCCGCGCTTTCGGCCGACGAGGTGATCGCCGTGCTGCCCGGCCTCGCGCGCGAGAAGCGCGAGTACGCCGAGGCCGCGGCCGGGGCCGTGCGCGCCGCGGCCGAGGCGATCCTGGCCCGCGCCGGGCAGGGCGTCGCGAAGGCCGGGGCCGATCCCGCATCCTGCCGCCCGCCCAAAAAGCTGCTCGCCCTCTTCGAGCGCTGCGCCTGGACCGCCAAGACGCTGGGCTCCCTGCCGGAGCGCGAGGACGAGATCCTCTACATCTGGCGCGAGGAGGAGGCGGGCATGGCCGAGCTCTTCTTCGGACCGGCCGGGGCGCGCACGCTCACCGAGCGCCACCCCTCGGTGCGGCGCAGCCTCTACCTCGGCCCGGACGCCAAGGGCGCCTGGGCCCTGGCCGTGCGCGAGGTGGAGCACGCGGGCTACGACGTGCGCCGTGTGGCCGAGGAATCGACCATCGTCTTCGACGGCGAGAAGGTGGGCGCCTATCTGAAGCGCATTCTGGGAAACGACGACGGGGAGGCCTGA
- a CDS encoding 4Fe-4S dicluster domain-containing protein, which produces MRLIARDFENEERFAGRGAVARVDESVCDGCAFCVDICPKSCLKVVAHPHRPGRRTVSVAERACSGCGACQGTCPKEAIAIPGLSTAELRECVRAALRQAFSGVPSGEEPREEP; this is translated from the coding sequence ATGCGCCTCATCGCCAGGGACTTCGAGAACGAGGAGCGCTTCGCCGGGCGCGGGGCCGTCGCGCGGGTGGACGAGAGCGTCTGCGACGGCTGCGCGTTCTGCGTGGACATCTGCCCCAAGTCCTGCCTCAAGGTCGTTGCCCATCCCCATCGCCCGGGACGGCGCACGGTCAGCGTGGCCGAGCGCGCCTGCTCCGGCTGCGGGGCCTGCCAGGGCACCTGCCCCAAGGAGGCCATCGCCATCCCCGGGCTGTCCACGGCGGAGCTTCGGGAGTGCGTGCGCGCCGCCCTGCGCCAGGCCTTCTCGGGCGTCCCGTCCGGGGAAGAACCGCGGGAGGAACCATGA